One Xylanibacillus composti genomic region harbors:
- a CDS encoding alanine racemase: MGISEQVLPIDLYQRLGEQYGTPLYVYDMAVIEQRVADLRQCLHPNVRLFYSMKANPNPSVVRAIYRHGVYSEICSPLELEIALSAGIVPAHILYLGPGKSAAELERLVALGVRYLIVESIQEIALVQKIAGKRGMVAEVGLRINPRETVRGARLKMGGAARQFGIDEDQLPEVLAAARAMSCVRVVGLHGYLGTRILQADTIAANVRCMLEAADRLLAGGLSELRYVGVGGGFGIPYHSGESRLDLEAVALRTRPLFDSFLRRYPDVEVLAESGRFLVAEAGSYLVRVRYTKRSQGVEFAIADGGVHQFAAAGGAGSLVKRNYPIEALVCGRGEQRMYHISGPLCSPDDLIGRGVELPVLQPGDLLAVRQAGAYGLTFSPVLFLSHPLPREVMLANGQAVLVRDIDEYGLPAVREL; the protein is encoded by the coding sequence AGCGGCTTGGAGAGCAGTATGGCACTCCGCTTTATGTATACGATATGGCTGTCATCGAACAGCGTGTTGCCGACCTGCGGCAATGCCTGCATCCGAATGTGCGTCTCTTTTACTCTATGAAAGCTAATCCGAATCCATCCGTAGTCCGTGCGATTTATCGGCATGGCGTGTACAGCGAAATTTGCTCGCCGCTGGAATTGGAGATCGCCCTGTCTGCCGGAATAGTGCCTGCGCATATTCTCTATCTGGGTCCAGGGAAAAGCGCGGCTGAGCTGGAGCGCTTGGTGGCGCTTGGCGTTCGCTATCTGATCGTAGAATCGATTCAGGAGATTGCTCTTGTGCAGAAGATTGCGGGTAAGCGGGGCATGGTGGCAGAAGTTGGCTTGCGCATCAATCCGCGCGAGACAGTGCGCGGCGCGCGGCTGAAGATGGGAGGAGCGGCGCGTCAGTTCGGCATAGATGAAGACCAGCTGCCGGAAGTGCTTGCAGCGGCGCGCGCCATGTCCTGCGTTCGTGTCGTCGGTCTGCACGGCTACTTGGGTACGCGCATCCTCCAAGCCGATACGATTGCCGCCAATGTGCGCTGCATGCTGGAGGCCGCCGACCGCCTGCTGGCAGGCGGCCTGTCGGAACTGCGCTATGTCGGGGTCGGCGGCGGCTTCGGCATTCCGTATCATTCGGGAGAATCGCGCCTGGATCTCGAAGCGGTCGCTCTGCGCACCCGGCCTTTGTTCGATTCATTCCTGCGCCGGTACCCGGACGTAGAAGTATTGGCAGAATCCGGCCGATTTCTTGTTGCGGAAGCCGGGAGCTATCTGGTTCGCGTGCGCTATACGAAGCGATCGCAAGGAGTCGAGTTCGCGATAGCGGACGGCGGCGTCCATCAGTTCGCGGCAGCCGGAGGAGCAGGCAGTCTCGTCAAGCGGAATTATCCGATCGAAGCGCTTGTCTGCGGCAGAGGGGAGCAGCGCATGTATCATATTTCAGGACCGCTCTGTTCGCCCGATGACTTAATCGGACGAGGGGTGGAGCTGCCTGTCTTGCAGCCGGGCGATCTGTTGGCGGTGAGGCAAGCCGGCGCTTACGGACTCACTTTCAGTCCGGTTCTATTCCTGAGCCACCCGCTTCCGCGCGAGGTGATGCTGGCGAACGGCCAGGCGGTTCTAGTCCGGGACATAGACGAATACGGCCTTCCTGCTGTGCGAGAGTTGTGA
- a CDS encoding class I SAM-dependent methyltransferase: protein MGESWNQFFGADYLSFSEVILSPERTAYELEAIMQRLKLSSGMRVLDLGCGQGRMSIALAKQGMEVVGYDGSAALLEEARRRAEEQGANVGFVLGDMRELQSEDEFDAIINIGTAFGYIEDEEGDREILRRVYRALKPGGHFLQDTENRDFKLRQLYNTWEKMNGRLVFSRRAFHHHTGRWTEELNWYTEGDREHALLDLRLYTATELVRMTEAAGLQVRELHGGFDLSPFSLSSPRLVIVSEKCR from the coding sequence ATGGGGGAGTCGTGGAATCAATTTTTTGGAGCGGACTATTTGTCCTTTTCCGAGGTGATCCTGTCTCCGGAGCGGACGGCCTATGAGCTGGAGGCGATCATGCAGCGCCTTAAGCTGTCCTCGGGGATGCGTGTGCTGGATTTGGGATGCGGACAGGGACGGATGAGCATTGCGCTGGCGAAACAAGGGATGGAGGTGGTCGGCTATGACGGCTCTGCGGCTTTGCTGGAGGAAGCCAGGCGAAGGGCGGAGGAACAAGGCGCCAATGTCGGATTCGTTCTGGGAGATATGCGCGAGCTGCAGAGTGAAGACGAGTTCGACGCGATCATTAATATCGGTACGGCCTTCGGTTACATCGAGGATGAGGAGGGCGACCGGGAAATATTGCGCAGGGTATATCGGGCTTTGAAGCCGGGCGGGCATTTTTTGCAGGACACAGAAAACCGGGATTTCAAGCTGCGTCAGCTGTACAATACTTGGGAGAAAATGAATGGGCGGCTCGTGTTCTCCAGACGCGCATTCCATCACCATACCGGCAGATGGACGGAAGAACTGAATTGGTACACAGAGGGCGATCGCGAGCATGCGCTGTTGGATTTGCGCTTGTACACGGCGACCGAGCTTGTCCGGATGACAGAGGCAGCTGGCCTCCAGGTTCGAGAGCTCCACGGCGGTTTCGACTTGTCGCCATTCAGCCTGTCCAGTCCGCGCTTGGTCATTGTATCTGAAAAATGCCGTTAG
- a CDS encoding FAD-dependent oxidoreductase: MYDVLIIGAGPAGASAGIFMARAKKKVLILDNDKSGTKKAWAANHYAVMGITGYDVFETGKRQAEKYGAEVKLAEVSAVERSESGFRVTACAEVYESAAVILATGAAKGLARQMGLQMKPGKEEGGPEVIAVDEEGRTSMKGVWAAGICTGQSMHISITSGDGARVAINLLSEWNGRQYVDHDMMC, from the coding sequence ATGTATGATGTGCTGATTATAGGGGCAGGGCCGGCAGGGGCAAGCGCCGGCATATTCATGGCTAGGGCCAAGAAAAAAGTGCTCATTCTGGATAATGACAAAAGCGGAACGAAGAAGGCGTGGGCAGCCAATCATTATGCGGTGATGGGCATCACAGGTTACGACGTGTTCGAAACAGGCAAGAGGCAGGCCGAGAAATACGGGGCCGAGGTGAAGCTCGCCGAGGTCAGCGCTGTTGAGCGCAGTGAGAGCGGTTTTCGCGTGACGGCGTGCGCTGAGGTGTACGAAAGTGCAGCCGTCATCTTGGCGACTGGAGCCGCGAAGGGATTGGCTCGGCAGATGGGGCTTCAAATGAAGCCGGGCAAGGAAGAGGGCGGCCCGGAAGTGATCGCCGTGGATGAAGAGGGACGGACCAGCATGAAGGGGGTATGGGCAGCTGGCATCTGCACCGGACAGAGCATGCATATCTCCATTACGTCAGGTGACGGGGCGCGCGTGGCGATCAATCTGCTGAGCGAGTGGAACGGCAGGCAGTATGTTGATCACGATATGATGTGCTGA
- a CDS encoding phytanoyl-CoA dioxygenase family protein: MEQGAWTKEQKEQFEKDGYLIVKGLYSPEEVQRLNDMYWEIWKKLMAQGKIIQAPNRPFDSLFPRLRDYQLGHEGIQDFIFQPQAIALLEGLIQEEVLAVQTSYYFKAPGAKGLPLHQDNYSLGASPDTTYAIWVSLDSSGRDNGGLQVVPGSHVFDIVQPDVVPESVNVYGKQIPVPEGYESIELTTEAGDAVFFNGNILHGSSDNNSEDKFRRAIVTHYARVSVEKITLNYNYLIQKDRKKTRRRLNAHPRVVETKENLFEFHEAKYYDQIIHRDF, encoded by the coding sequence ATGGAGCAAGGCGCATGGACGAAGGAGCAGAAGGAGCAGTTCGAGAAGGACGGGTACCTGATCGTGAAAGGCTTGTACAGCCCGGAAGAAGTGCAGCGTCTGAACGATATGTACTGGGAGATTTGGAAGAAACTTATGGCGCAGGGGAAGATCATTCAGGCCCCGAACCGTCCATTCGACAGTCTGTTTCCCCGGCTTCGGGATTACCAGCTTGGACATGAAGGCATACAGGATTTCATCTTCCAGCCGCAGGCTATTGCCCTGCTTGAAGGCTTGATTCAGGAGGAAGTGCTGGCTGTTCAGACGAGTTACTACTTTAAGGCTCCCGGCGCCAAGGGACTGCCGCTGCATCAGGACAACTACAGTCTCGGGGCATCGCCGGACACCACTTACGCCATATGGGTAAGCCTCGATTCTTCGGGCCGTGACAATGGCGGGCTGCAGGTCGTCCCCGGGTCGCATGTATTTGATATTGTACAGCCGGACGTTGTGCCAGAGAGTGTGAATGTGTACGGCAAGCAAATCCCGGTGCCTGAAGGGTATGAGAGCATCGAGCTGACCACCGAGGCGGGCGATGCGGTGTTTTTCAACGGCAACATCCTGCACGGTTCTTCAGACAACAACTCGGAAGACAAGTTCCGCAGGGCGATCGTGACACACTATGCGCGCGTGAGTGTCGAGAAGATTACGTTGAACTACAATTACTTGATTCAGAAGGACCGCAAAAAAACCAGACGCAGGCTGAACGCTCATCCGCGTGTCGTGGAGACGAAGGAAAACTTGTTCGAGTTCCACGAAGCCAAGTATTACGACCAAATCATTCACCGCGATTTTTGA
- a CDS encoding class I adenylate-forming enzyme family protein, whose product MDTEQFLTVLSGHSGACFLFPSGDAAAYESLTQAIAWNVERLRESGYGSRGGKQQVIACQISLGWRAVPVLLAAMQCRVTVVPVDSFRNPQLTRKALEEIGPELVIAQAHVDQTGRLQALPTVFPKRRSSLQDVALILYTSGTSGFPKGVMLTYRNLWSNMEDILRCFPLGAEDRLLLLRPLVHASAITGELLPALYCGAAIAVKPDELTPLGAVRELAAQRITVCCMTPTVASSLAHFAPRCDMSTVQQLVLSGEPLRKLQKERIRAAFPGARIGNAYGLTEASPRVSCKLQLADDDPVECVGAPLARVDIRIVDGQGNPVSPGCRGMLTVSGPNVMKGYFGDAAATAVKLDQGWLKTGDIASWREGELFVYGRADDLIIRGGVNVHPAELEQVLLEVEGVREALAFGHMEDSGVKIHAWVTADPELDRHEVLRRIVQNQQDTRLWPDVIEVKRELPKTASGKVMRPRG is encoded by the coding sequence ATGGATACGGAGCAGTTCCTTACCGTGCTGTCCGGCCATTCCGGTGCATGCTTCCTTTTTCCTTCAGGCGATGCAGCAGCTTATGAATCGCTCACGCAGGCGATAGCCTGGAATGTGGAACGTCTCCGCGAGAGCGGGTACGGCAGCCGCGGCGGGAAGCAGCAGGTCATCGCCTGCCAGATTTCGCTGGGCTGGCGAGCTGTTCCTGTGCTGCTGGCGGCTATGCAGTGCCGGGTTACAGTCGTGCCGGTCGATTCTTTCCGCAACCCGCAGCTTACCCGAAAAGCGTTGGAGGAAATTGGCCCGGAGCTGGTCATTGCACAGGCTCATGTAGATCAGACTGGCAGGCTGCAGGCCTTGCCAACCGTGTTCCCGAAGCGTCGCAGCTCCCTGCAGGATGTCGCGCTCATTCTCTATACGTCAGGCACGTCGGGTTTTCCGAAGGGCGTCATGCTGACTTACCGCAACCTCTGGAGCAATATGGAGGACATTCTGCGCTGCTTCCCGCTAGGGGCGGAGGATCGCCTGCTGCTGCTTCGTCCGCTTGTCCATGCCTCCGCGATCACTGGCGAGCTGCTTCCTGCATTGTATTGCGGCGCAGCAATCGCGGTCAAGCCCGATGAGCTGACGCCGCTCGGCGCAGTGCGCGAGCTGGCTGCACAGCGTATCACGGTATGCTGCATGACGCCTACCGTCGCTTCGAGCCTGGCCCACTTCGCTCCGCGCTGCGATATGTCCACGGTGCAGCAGCTGGTGCTGAGCGGCGAACCGCTGCGCAAGCTGCAGAAGGAAAGGATTAGGGCGGCTTTTCCCGGCGCGCGGATCGGCAATGCCTACGGCTTAACGGAGGCTTCGCCGCGCGTAAGCTGCAAGCTGCAGCTGGCGGACGATGATCCGGTCGAATGCGTCGGCGCTCCGTTGGCCCGGGTCGACATCCGCATTGTAGACGGGCAGGGAAACCCGGTATCGCCCGGCTGCCGCGGGATGCTGACCGTTTCCGGGCCGAATGTGATGAAGGGCTATTTCGGCGACGCGGCAGCTACGGCAGTCAAGCTGGATCAGGGCTGGTTGAAGACAGGCGATATCGCAAGCTGGCGCGAAGGCGAGCTGTTCGTTTATGGCAGGGCCGATGACCTGATCATCCGGGGCGGGGTCAATGTCCACCCTGCGGAGCTGGAGCAGGTGTTGTTGGAAGTGGAGGGCGTTCGGGAAGCGCTTGCCTTCGGACATATGGAAGACAGCGGCGTCAAGATACATGCCTGGGTCACTGCTGATCCCGAGCTGGATCGGCATGAAGTGCTGCGCCGCATTGTGCAGAATCAGCAGGATACGAGATTGTGGCCAGATGTGATCGAGGTGAAGCGGGAGCTGCCCAAAACCGCCTCGGGCAAGGTGATGCGTCCCAGAGGTTAG
- a CDS encoding cupin domain-containing protein gives MDKQHVIIEKARMQWEKGIYADTEMCYLWSDDSTGRRCFLLKMHPGSSIPMHDHPYREIAIVTEGEVRLNEDVMRAGDFLTAGLGESHDVYTDTGCVMFIYVDFDVTEYKLVPLEDEQAQRGR, from the coding sequence ATGGACAAGCAGCACGTGATTATTGAGAAGGCACGCATGCAGTGGGAAAAGGGGATCTATGCCGATACGGAGATGTGCTATTTGTGGAGCGATGACTCTACCGGAAGACGATGCTTTCTGCTGAAGATGCATCCGGGTTCGTCGATTCCGATGCATGATCATCCATACCGGGAAATAGCAATCGTCACCGAAGGGGAGGTTCGCCTTAACGAGGACGTGATGCGTGCGGGCGATTTTCTCACTGCCGGCTTGGGCGAGTCCCATGACGTGTATACCGATACAGGATGTGTCATGTTTATTTATGTCGACTTTGATGTAACCGAGTACAAGCTTGTTCCGCTAGAGGACGAGCAAGCGCAGCGGGGGCGGTAA